The genomic region TCCACAAAAACTTGAGTGAGCTGTCTGGCGCGATCGGGTCGGAAGTTGAAGAAAATGACGCCATCCCCCGCTTCTACCGCCCCGGGGGCGATCCGCGTCGGCATCACAAATTCGTCGGTGATCTCTTCGGCATAAGATTGCTCTAACAACTCGATCGCCGATCGCCCGTCCCCCGGTCCGTCTTGGGTCATGACTCTATACGCTTTTTCGGCTCGATCCCAACGGCGATCGCGGTCCATCGCGTAGTAACGACCGCTCACCGTGACGATTTTACCCACGCCAATACGCGCGATCGCCTCCTCGATTTGCCCGACCGTCTCTATCCCTGACGTCGGCGAGGTATCTCGACCGTCCGTAATCGCGTGAATGCAAACGTCTGAAATCTGCTGTGCTTTTGCTAAATCCAGCAATCCGATTAAGTGGCTGATATGGGAATGAACCCCGCCTTCGGAACACAGACCGATTAAATGGAGTTTTCCTCCGCTTGCTTTGACCTCATGACAGACTTTCACGAGAGCGGGATTACTCAGCAAGGAACCATCTTCGACGGCATCCGTAATCCGCATCAACTCTTGTTTGACAATCCGTCCGGCCCCGATGTTCATGTGGCCGACTTCCGAATTGCCCATTTGACCTTCTGGCAGCCCGACAGCTTTCCCCGAGGTTTTGATTAGGGTACTCGGGTAGGTCTCCCAAAGGCTGTCCATCACGGGTGTATTGGCAGCAGCAATGGCATTTCCTTCAGTTGAGTCACTGTAGCCCCAACCGTCTAAAATGACTAGCACCACCGGAGATATAGGTGCTTGCGCCATACTCAGTCACCCTTTCTTTTGTGATTTCTCCGCAATGATAGCATCTCCTCCGGGTATCCTCCAATCGGCTCGGATTCGGCAGCGTCGGTTCCTACAGGTCGGGGAGGTCGGTTGGAGCGGCGAACTGTACGGTTCGGATCGGGGAGGGGGTTTGGGGTGGCGTCGTTTACACGGCTCGGCTGCTTTTCCCGATCTGGGGTGGACTCGTTCGTGGTTTTTTCAATTGCTTTAACCCGAAATATGGTGCGTCATCGAACGACGCGCGATCGCCTTCAAAAGTGAACCGATCGCGGCGATTTTTTGGTGCTTGCCGACTCGATTTCGGGGAAAACAGAATCCATTTTAAGGTTGAAATATCCAGATTAAAGCGTATTCCTTTCGAGGGCGATCGCTCTCTAAAAAATAGATAATTTTCTTCCGGCTCGATCGCCCGTCATTCTTGGCGTTTGGAAAGGAGGAGATCGGCGATCGCCACGTCGGATCCCACGGTTTTAAAATAGAGTCGTCGTTCGTTGAATTCTCACGTGAAATAGCGCACCCGATCGGGTCGTTATTCGGCGATCGCGATCGGGCTAAAGGTAAGGGGCTTAGGGGAGTCGATCTCCCTCCCCTCCCGGCAATCTCCCGAGCGATCGCCCCCGAGATCGAAACCAACGGCGATCGCCGCCGCAACCGTTGCCAAAAAACACCCCACGATTTTATTTTGACTTGCAAAACTATCGAGTTTTAAAAAGCTCGGAAAGTCCGGTTGAAACGGAATTTAAACCCGAACAAACCATGACCTCCGGTGCAAAAAATGAAGGGGCGATCGCCGGGGAGAGAGAGGGAGGAACCAGGGCGAGGCGATCGGCGCGAAACCTCAGCTAGCCGCCGATCGAAGCCGCCCCTCAACAGGAGCCAAACCCGATCGATTCGATCGCAATCCTTACAGATCGGGAACGAGATCGATTCAGATTAATTGACAAAAATGATTAAAACTTCTAATCGATCGAAATTTTCCTCGATTCCTATTGGCGGGTTCGGTCTGAAATCGCCGCCAAGCGGTCATTTGCCGAGAGAAATCTTATCCGTTGTAACAGACGATCGCCCCCGATTGAAGGGGGAATCTTTAAGAAATTGCGATCGCCCGGTACGATTCCGAGATAGGATCGATGTTAATTTTAATTACAGCCTCTTGTCTGATGATGTCCATAAAGAAAATATTCTCCCGCCTGTTCGCCTTAGTTTTAGTGGTAGCGATCGCTTTAGTCGGTTGTTCCAGTAGTGGGAGCCTCACGGGAAACTACCAACAAGATACCCTCGCCTTAGTTGACAGTCTGCGAACGGCGATCGAACTACCGGAAGACGCCCCCGAGAAAAAAACTGCCCAAGCCGAAGCGCGCGATCGGATTAACGAATTTTTCTCCCGTTACCGTCGCGATCCTTCCGTTTCCAAACAGGTGTCATTTACTACCATGCGAACGGCGATCGACAGCTTGGCCGGACATTATAACTCTTACCCGAATCGTCCGATTCCGAGCAAATTAAAAAAACGACTCGAACAAGAATTCCGACAAGTTGAATCTGCAATCCAACGAGGCGCCTAAAACTGACGGCGAGGGAAGCGCCCGAAGCAGCCGCTCGAGCGCCTTCTCTCCCTCGAATTCGTTCGTCCGTCATCGGCTCGACCCATTGAGAGCGAGCGTCCTGACCTCATTTGGTTCGACTCCCTCACACCGAGCCAGTCTTCTCCATCACCACCTGCACCCATCGAGCGCACGGCTGAACTGCAGACCAAATAATCCGGTTTCGATCGCAAGCAGTGGGAACAGATCGACAGGAACTCGGGGTGCCACCGTTCATCAATTCGATCTGTTCGATCGCGCAAAACAGCTTTTCCCTTGCTCGAAACCGCCACCGCAAGGGTGGCGATCGTCCATCGACCCCTCATTGTGGTTTGTCGCACTGGCGTCCGACCTCAATCGAGGTTCGTCCCTGGGGAACAGACTGACAAGATGAATCGTTTCACGATCTCTGGCATAACCGAACGACCCCATTAAATTTTCCCGTGTCCTTCTCGGATGCCCCCAATGCAGCAACTGGAGGCGATCGCGAACCTCCCCACCCCCACCGTTCGGACATCGACCCGATGGGTGCGATCGTTGTGGATTCCCAAATGCTGCGACGGCTGCGCGATCCGAGCGTCTGCCCAAATCACTCAATTGTCTAACTGCGATGCAACACTGGCGATCTTTGTACGGCGCTCTCGCCGGACTCCTCATAAGTACCTCCCTCATCCCCCCGGCATTCAGTCAAGTCTCGAATGCCCAAGGTGGCCCGACCTGTCAAGCCACTGCCGAACAAATTGCCGAAAAAGATCGATTGCGGCAAGCCGCCCTCTCTGGCGACGAGACAGCCCGCCAAGCTTACCAAGCCTTTCTCGAAGCCGAAGGCAAACGCCTCGACGAATGCCGCAACAAAACCTGGCCCCAAGATCAAGCCCTCTGGTTGAGACTGTATCCGTGTGACGCCCAACCCGGACAACTTGACGCCTTACTCGATCGCGTCGTCAACAAAGGATACAACAAAGTTTTTGTCGAATATTTCTATGACGGACAGGTCTTATTACCTGCCACCGACAACCCCACCCCTTGGCCCTCGGTCATCCGCACCCCGGGCTACGAAAATGTCGATTTATTAGCGGAATCCATCGAAAAAGGCCGGGAACGTGGTTTAGAAGTCTACGCTTGGCTGTTTACCCTCAATTTCGGCTATACCTACTCCCAAATGGAAGACCGACAAGGGGCTCTAGCGCGCAACGGCGAAGGTCAAACTACCCTCAGTATCAACCAAGACCCCGCCTTACACGACCAAGTGGGAGCCAGTCACGCCAATCATGCCTTTATCGATCCCTACAGTCCTCAAGCCAGACGGGACTACAGTTGGCTGATTGACGAAGCCCTCGAACGTCAACCCGATGGCGTCTTGTTCGATTACGTCCGCTACCTGCGCGGTACGGGTCCGGCCTCTGTAGTCTCCAAACCTTCCGATTTGTGGATTTACAGTCAGGCGTCCCAACAAACCCTCCTGCAACGCGGCATGAATCAAAAGGGACGGGAATTAATTCGCCGTTTTATCACTCAGGGATACATCAGTGTTGGGGATATCGAAGAAGTCGATAAAATGTATCCCAACGAAGTCGAACCCCTCTGGCACGGTCGCACCCCACCGACGACCAAAACCCTCGCCCCCCCTGCCCAAAGACAGCCGCTTTTGCAATGGGAACTGTGGTATCTCAGTGTAGCCCACGCCGTCCAAGGGGTTCTCGATTTTGTCGATGCGGCTGCCGAACCGATTAAAGAGCAAGGACTTGCCGCCGGAACGGTCTTTTTCCCGGGGGGCAATCGCCCGGTCGGTGACAAAGGATTCGACTCTCGCCTCCAGCCTTGGGATCGCTTCCCCGCTTGGATGGAGTGGCATCCGATGGCCTATGCCAATTGCGGCGATCCCTCCTGTATTATGGATGAAATTCAGCGCGTCGTCAGCATGGCCCCTGAAGGCACACAGGTGATTCCCGCCTTAGCCGGGGATTGGGGACAGTCCGTGAGTAATCGTCCGTCTCTGGAAGCCCAAATGTTTGCCTTGCAACGTCAGTTTGGGTCTAAAATTAATTCGGTCAGTCACTTTGCCTATTCTTGGCAAGAACCGGACTCCGATCGCGATCGCAAATTCTGTCAGCTTCCATCGCCTCAATAATATATTTTCCCAAATTCAACCCTTAAGGGGGTCGATCCGAGGGAGACTGTAGGTCTCCCTTGGATTTTTGCGTGCAAACTTGGTCAAACGCCGATTTTAGGCTTAAATCTGGTAAATTATCAAGTGAATTACATTTCAAAAAGTTGACGCGATCGGCTCATGCGCTTGACCCACAATTTCTTAAAAATTGAAACGGGCGAAGGAATTTGCATCTATAACATTACGCCGCAAATTCAAGAACTCGTCGAAAAACACGGCATCAGACAGGGAAATGTCACCGTTATTTCTCAGCATACCACCACGGCTTTAACCATCAATGAAGCCGAAGAACGATTGCTCGAAGATATTAAAACGTATCTCAAAAAATTAGCTCCCCCGGAAGATCGATATTTACATAACGACCTTCATTTACGCGACGTTCCCGAAGACGAACCGATTAACGCTCATTCTCATTTAATGGCAATGACCATGGGAACGACGGAAACTATCCCAATTCTTAACGGTAAATTAGCGTTAGGAACCTGGCAATCGGTGTTGTTATTAGAGTTAGACGGACCGCGCACGCGCAAGGTTTTAGTACAATTCTGGGGAGAATAAATCGATCGCCGATCGCGATCTAAAAAAATAAAGGTTCAACTCTAAAATCACAATGTCCAATTAAAATATAAAACTAAACTGCCCCATTAAAATTCTTGCGCTCTAATGAATCACGTTCGCTCCTGGGTCGCGCGTTCTCCCCAAACCCTCCTGAAAGTCGGATCGATCGCCGTGCTGACGATCGCCGCCTTGGGAGTCGCCAGTTGTCAGGCTACACCGGAAGCAGGCTCCACCCCAGGGGGACGAGGCAACCCGGAACGCACCGAGAACAACCAACCGATCGCCGTCGATATTGCGCTCGCCGAACGGCAGCCCTTACGAGAACCGATCCAATATACCGGAACGACGCGCCCGGTAGAGGAAGTGAGCTTGCGATCGCGCGCCGAGGGACAATTACTCGACTTGAGAGCCGATGTCGGCGATTTCGTCACCCAGGGCGAAATTCTCGGACGCATTGACGATACCTTAGCCGTCGCCGACGTGGTTGAGGCGGAAGCGGAACTGGCGGCCCTGCAAGCGGAAGTCCAACGGTTGCAAGCGGCGGTCCGCGACGCGCGATCGCAAGTCGAAAGCATCCGCCTCGACCTGGAACAAGCGGAAAACGACGCCGAACGCCTCCAGTGGCTTTACGAAGAAGGGGCCTTGTCCGAACAAGAAGCGGAACGAGCCCGAACCTTAGCGCGCACGACCCGCCAAGATTTAGAAGCGGCGAGAGAGCGGATCGGCACCCAGGAAAAAGCGGTAGAAGCGGCTCAAAAGCGGGTTTTGGCCCAAGAAGCGGTGCTGGCGGGATTGCGATCGCGCCGAAACTACAGCGTGTTGACGGCCCCCGTCTCGGGTTCGGTGGTCGAACGGTTGGTGGATCCCGGGAGTTTCGTACAAACAGGCGGCGAAATTCTCAAAATCGCCGATTTCAGCCGCTTGGAGGTCGTCGTCAACCTTTCCGAACTAAAACTCAATCAAATTCGTGCCGGACAAACGGTTAACGTGCGTTTAGATGCATTTCCCGAAGATAGCTTTTTCGGCGAGATTTCGCGGATTTCTCCCGCCGCCAACGCCGAAACCCGTCAAATTCCCGTAGAGATTATCTTGGATAATACCGATCGCCGCCTCGCCAGTGGCTTGTTGGCGCGGGTGAGTTTTGAAGCGGGCCGCACCCAGTCGGTGGTGTTACCCGAAAGTGCCTTGCAGACTGGAGAAACCCGGGCGAGATCGCTGCGCGAAGGCAGTGAGGCGACGGTGTTCGCGATCGTCGAAAACGAGCAATCGCCTCGGGTTGAGGCGCGTCCGGTGGTCATTGGGGAGCGGGTCGATGGCAAAGTGGAAATTCGCGCGGGCTTGGAATCGGGGGAACGGGTGGTCGTCAGAAGTAGTAAACCCTTGAAGGACGGCGATCGCGTGCGCCCCAGCATCCTGTCCGAATGAGCGATCTGGACTCGGAACACAGGGCGATCGCCCGGATATTGATGTAGATCGCGCATCGATTATATCTGCTTTTTGCATAATAATGCCCGATTTTGCTACTCTCGCTACAACTTTTCGCAGGTAAAAATGGGATTTCTACAAATATTAAGACGGGGTTAAAACGATTCTTGAGGAATCGATAACCTTTTGCTCGAAAGGTTACCAAGATTTCGATCGTTCGGCGATCGTGGACGGCGGTTCGCCAAAGCGATCTCAAACTAATTTTTAACAGCAAAACCGTTGAATCATTGGTGACCCAGTCAGCATAAAGCTGCCTTTATTTTTGTAGACTTCCTCTCATTTACACTGTAGAAATTTGTCGCCCTGCAATGTCACAATTCTCCCTAAAGTCTTTGGCCACTCCTCTCTCGATCGCCGGGTTTGCTCTTCTAGGTGCGACTGTTTATCTCGATGGGGCGATCGCCGCTCCCCCCTCGCTTCACCGTGCAACTGAATCGCAAAATCTGTTCCGACAAGGCGATCTCAACTCCCCCATCAGCCAGGAATTCGCTCCCCTCGATCGCGTCAACTCCGTCAGCGACTTGAGCGATGTTAGCCCCAACGATTGGGCCTTCCAAGCCCTCCAATCCCTCGGCGAACGCTATCAATGTTTGCTCGCCTATCCCGACGGCAGCTATCGCGGCGATCGCGCCCTCACCCGCTACGAATTCGCCGCCGGACTCAATACCTGCTTAGACCGCATCCAAGTCCTCATCGAGGAAAACATTAGCGCGCTTTCCCCCGAAGACCTCGCCCAACTGCGCCGTCTTCAAGAAGAATTTGCCGCCGAACTCGCCACCCTCCGAGGTCGGGTCGATGCCCTCGAAGTTCGCACCGCCGAACTCGAAGCCAATCAATTTTCCACCACCACCAAACTCGTCGGCGAAGCCATCTTTAACCTCGCCGACAGTTTCAGCGAAAACGACGAGAGCCAATTCGCCTTCAGCCAACGGGTTCGCCTCAACTTCGTCACCAGCTTTAGCGGTAAAGATAGCCTCATTACCCGCCTCGAATTCGGCAACATCGGCAACTCTTTCGCCGACGAAATCGGCACCAATGAAGGGCGCTACGCCTACGACGGCGCCGGAGATAATGTCGTGCGCCTCAACCGACTGCACTACAATTTTCCGATCGCCGATAACCTCAAAGCCAGTATTTTCGCCAACGCAGGCGGACACCATTTTTACGCCCCCACCCTCAACCCCTATTTAGAAGCAGGTGGCGGCGGAACCGGAGCCCTTTCTCGCTTTGGCGAACGCAACCCGATTTTCCGCACGACCCTCGGCGGCGTCGGGGTCGGGTTTCAGTACAAAGCGGGCAACCTTCTCGAAGTCAATGCCGGATATTTGAGCAACGAAGGGAACACCCCCCAGCGATCGCAAGGTCTGTTTGACGGCAACTATTCCGCCCTGACTCAGGTGATTTTCGGCGATCGCTTCAAAATCGGCCTGACCTACATTCACGGCTACGACGGCACCAGTAACCCCCGCTTCGGCTTCGGCGGAACCGGAACTGCTTTAGGAACCTTAAACCCCTCCGCCCTCGGCTTGCGCGCTACTCCCGTCGTCAGCAACTCCTACGGCGTCCAAACTTCTTTGAGAATTAGCCCCCAACTCATTCTCGGCGGTTGGTTGGGGAAAACCAGCGCCCGTCTGATTGGTTTGGGAGATGCGGATATTTGGAATTATGCGGTCACCCTCGCTTTACCGGATTTGGGTAAACAAGGATCCCTCGGCGGTTTGATCTTCGGCGCCGAACCCTATTTGAGCGATCTCGACGTGCCGGGAAATCCCGATTTTCCTACAGATATCCCGTTTCATGTCGAAGGATTCTACAAATATCAAATGAGTGACAATATTGCCATTACGCCGGGTTTAATTTGGTTGACTTCTCCCAATCAAAATAAGGACAACGATGATGTTTTTATTGGCACGGTGAGAACGACATTTTCGTTTTAAGGCACAAGGTAAAAGGGGGTGGGAGTCAAGGGTCGGGGGGCAACACGAGCGCCATACTCCTCCCTCATTCCTCTTCTTTGTTGCCTCAATCTATATGGTTTAAATTGGGTTGAAATGTAAGAGGATAGAATGGGAAGCCGATTCTCAATTCGATTAAGTCCGAGTGCTGTGGGTGAATTCGCTGTTAATTCTCTTATCGTTTGATGATTTTCGGATATGATTTATCTTGCTCGCTTCTCGATCCAAAATCCAAAACCTCCGAGGGTTGTATCGATTTGTACTGTATTTGACGATCGATTCAGTTATGCTTGAAAAATTGACTTAAAATGAAACTGAATTTATAACAATGCGCCTAGAGCAGTTACAAGCCTTTCTGGCTGTTGCTGAGACGGGAAGCTTTCAGCAATCCGCGCGTCAATGTGGGGTGACCCAATCGACGATCAGCCGACAAATTCAGGCACTCGAAGCAGAATTGGGTTTGCCACTGTTTCATCGGGCTGCTCAGGCTAAGTTAACATTGGCGGGCGATCGCTTTTGGCCGCGCGCCCGTAAAATTTGCCAAGAATGGGATAACGCCCGTCAAGAATTGGCGGATTTACTGGCAGGAAAACAGCCGGAATTGTGCGTGGCGGCAATTCATTCGGTTTGTGCGTATTATTTACCCCCGGTTTTACAAAAGTTTTGTCAAAGTTATCCGGAAGTACAGTTAAGAGTGACGGCGTTGGGCAGCGATCGCGCACTGAAGGTTTTAAAGGATGGGTTAGTGGATTTGGCGATCGTCATGAACAACCGTTTTTTAACCGCCA from Oxynema aestuarii AP17 harbors:
- the gpmI gene encoding 2,3-bisphosphoglycerate-independent phosphoglycerate mutase; translation: MAQAPISPVVLVILDGWGYSDSTEGNAIAAANTPVMDSLWETYPSTLIKTSGKAVGLPEGQMGNSEVGHMNIGAGRIVKQELMRITDAVEDGSLLSNPALVKVCHEVKASGGKLHLIGLCSEGGVHSHISHLIGLLDLAKAQQISDVCIHAITDGRDTSPTSGIETVGQIEEAIARIGVGKIVTVSGRYYAMDRDRRWDRAEKAYRVMTQDGPGDGRSAIELLEQSYAEEITDEFVMPTRIAPGAVEAGDGVIFFNFRPDRARQLTQVFVDPAFDEFEREQIKPLNFVTFTQYDSELPVLVAFEPQNLSQILGEVISNRGLRQFRTAETEKYAHVTYFFNGGLEEPFEGEDRELIPSPMVATYDRQPEMSADTVTDTALAAIDRGIYSFVAINYANPDMVGHTGQIEAAIQAIETVDRNIGRLLAGISRRGGTAIIIADHGNAEYMQDEQGNPWTAHTTNPVPFILVEGEGLKIPGHGTEVALREDGCLADIAPTILEILGLPQPPEMTGRSMIVSSRVKFQPSRKPVEISL
- the psb27 gene encoding photosystem II protein Psb27, which gives rise to MKKIFSRLFALVLVVAIALVGCSSSGSLTGNYQQDTLALVDSLRTAIELPEDAPEKKTAQAEARDRINEFFSRYRRDPSVSKQVSFTTMRTAIDSLAGHYNSYPNRPIPSKLKKRLEQEFRQVESAIQRGA
- a CDS encoding secondary thiamine-phosphate synthase enzyme YjbQ; this encodes MRLTHNFLKIETGEGICIYNITPQIQELVEKHGIRQGNVTVISQHTTTALTINEAEERLLEDIKTYLKKLAPPEDRYLHNDLHLRDVPEDEPINAHSHLMAMTMGTTETIPILNGKLALGTWQSVLLLELDGPRTRKVLVQFWGE
- a CDS encoding efflux RND transporter periplasmic adaptor subunit, whose translation is MNHVRSWVARSPQTLLKVGSIAVLTIAALGVASCQATPEAGSTPGGRGNPERTENNQPIAVDIALAERQPLREPIQYTGTTRPVEEVSLRSRAEGQLLDLRADVGDFVTQGEILGRIDDTLAVADVVEAEAELAALQAEVQRLQAAVRDARSQVESIRLDLEQAENDAERLQWLYEEGALSEQEAERARTLARTTRQDLEAARERIGTQEKAVEAAQKRVLAQEAVLAGLRSRRNYSVLTAPVSGSVVERLVDPGSFVQTGGEILKIADFSRLEVVVNLSELKLNQIRAGQTVNVRLDAFPEDSFFGEISRISPAANAETRQIPVEIILDNTDRRLASGLLARVSFEAGRTQSVVLPESALQTGETRARSLREGSEATVFAIVENEQSPRVEARPVVIGERVDGKVEIRAGLESGERVVVRSSKPLKDGDRVRPSILSE
- a CDS encoding iron uptake porin, whose amino-acid sequence is MATPLSIAGFALLGATVYLDGAIAAPPSLHRATESQNLFRQGDLNSPISQEFAPLDRVNSVSDLSDVSPNDWAFQALQSLGERYQCLLAYPDGSYRGDRALTRYEFAAGLNTCLDRIQVLIEENISALSPEDLAQLRRLQEEFAAELATLRGRVDALEVRTAELEANQFSTTTKLVGEAIFNLADSFSENDESQFAFSQRVRLNFVTSFSGKDSLITRLEFGNIGNSFADEIGTNEGRYAYDGAGDNVVRLNRLHYNFPIADNLKASIFANAGGHHFYAPTLNPYLEAGGGGTGALSRFGERNPIFRTTLGGVGVGFQYKAGNLLEVNAGYLSNEGNTPQRSQGLFDGNYSALTQVIFGDRFKIGLTYIHGYDGTSNPRFGFGGTGTALGTLNPSALGLRATPVVSNSYGVQTSLRISPQLILGGWLGKTSARLIGLGDADIWNYAVTLALPDLGKQGSLGGLIFGAEPYLSDLDVPGNPDFPTDIPFHVEGFYKYQMSDNIAITPGLIWLTSPNQNKDNDDVFIGTVRTTFSF